From one Streptomyces sp. ICC1 genomic stretch:
- a CDS encoding YcxB family protein, with product MDDMSGDQLYRIHESASAGQAVELRYTPTVADMAEGLRARGRSKAGRRQRLPFFLIGLVGPGYAAVLIAQDGESAGSPVALTVVGLLGWAFALFGHRFMARSTRGLLAAAGECRAVVDGEGITIDSAQGSTHLLWSALSTYAETPATFMVFTGDRQITGGALLPKRGLADAGQQDVLRALLDGKLERI from the coding sequence ATGGACGACATGAGCGGGGATCAGCTGTACCGGATACACGAGTCGGCATCGGCGGGGCAGGCGGTCGAGCTCCGCTACACGCCGACCGTCGCCGACATGGCGGAGGGCCTGCGGGCACGCGGCCGGTCGAAGGCGGGCCGCCGCCAGCGCCTGCCGTTCTTCCTCATCGGCCTGGTGGGGCCCGGGTACGCCGCAGTCCTCATCGCGCAGGACGGCGAGTCGGCCGGGTCCCCCGTGGCGCTGACCGTGGTGGGCCTGCTCGGCTGGGCCTTCGCGCTGTTCGGCCACCGGTTCATGGCCCGGTCGACCCGCGGACTGCTGGCGGCGGCGGGGGAGTGCAGGGCGGTCGTCGACGGCGAGGGCATCACCATCGACTCAGCGCAGGGCTCCACCCACCTGCTCTGGAGCGCGCTGTCGACCTACGCGGAGACCCCCGCGACCTTCATGGTCTTCACCGGCGACAGGCAGATCACCGGCGGGGCGCTGCTCCCCAAGCGGGGCCTCGCGGACGCCGGGCAGCAGGACGTGCTGCGGGCGCTCCTGGACGGGAAGCTGGAGCGGATCTAG
- the recO gene encoding DNA repair protein RecO, with translation MSLFRDDGIVLRTQKLGEADRIITLLTRGHGRVRAVARGVRRTKSKFGAGLEPFSHADVQFFARSNELIGRSLPLCTQTQIIAPYGNGIVTDYGRYTAGTAMLETAERFTDHEGEPAVQQYLLLVGALRTLSRGEHAPNLILDAFLLRSLAVNGYAPSFDDCAKCGIHGPNRHFSVAAGGVICGDCRVPGSVVPSSEAIALLSALLTGDWGHADACEARHVREGSGLVSAYLHWHLERGLRSLRYVEK, from the coding sequence ATGAGTCTGTTCCGCGACGACGGCATCGTGCTGCGCACCCAGAAGCTGGGTGAGGCGGACCGCATCATCACGCTGCTGACCCGGGGCCACGGCCGGGTCCGGGCCGTCGCCCGCGGGGTCCGGCGGACGAAGTCCAAGTTCGGCGCCGGGCTGGAACCCTTCTCCCACGCCGACGTGCAGTTCTTCGCCCGCAGCAACGAACTGATCGGCCGCAGCCTGCCGCTCTGCACGCAGACCCAGATCATCGCCCCGTACGGCAACGGCATCGTCACCGACTACGGCCGCTACACCGCCGGCACCGCGATGCTGGAGACGGCCGAGCGGTTCACCGACCACGAGGGCGAGCCGGCCGTGCAGCAGTACCTGCTGCTCGTCGGCGCGCTGCGCACCCTCTCGCGCGGCGAACACGCGCCGAACCTCATCCTCGACGCCTTCCTGCTGCGCTCCCTCGCCGTCAACGGCTACGCACCGAGCTTCGACGACTGCGCGAAGTGCGGGATCCACGGACCCAACCGGCACTTCTCCGTCGCCGCCGGCGGGGTCATATGCGGCGACTGCCGCGTCCCCGGCAGCGTCGTACCCTCGTCGGAGGCCATCGCCCTGCTCAGCGCCCTGCTGACGGGCGACTGGGGACATGCCGACGCGTGCGAGGCGCGTCACGTGCGGGAGGGCAGCGGGCTGGTCTCCGCCTACTTGCACTGGCATCTGGAGCGCGGGCTACGCTCCCTTCGATACGTCGAGAAATAG
- a CDS encoding transcriptional repressor, whose translation MATAPGEMNTAPVRGRSTRQRAAVAAALDEVDEFRSAQELHDMLKHRGDSVGLTTVYRTLQSLADAGEVDVLRTSDGESVYRRCSTGDHHHHLVCRKCGKAVEVEGPAVEKWAEAIAAEHGFVNVAHTVEIFGTCADCAAAPQP comes from the coding sequence GTGGCGACTGCGCCTGGCGAGATGAATACCGCGCCAGTACGAGGACGATCCACCCGGCAGCGGGCCGCCGTCGCGGCGGCGCTGGACGAGGTGGACGAGTTCCGCAGTGCCCAGGAACTCCACGACATGCTCAAGCACCGCGGCGATTCCGTGGGCCTGACCACCGTCTACCGCACCCTGCAGTCCCTCGCGGACGCGGGCGAGGTCGACGTCCTGCGGACCAGCGACGGCGAGTCCGTCTACCGGCGCTGCTCCACCGGGGACCACCACCACCACCTGGTCTGCCGCAAGTGTGGCAAGGCCGTCGAGGTGGAGGGTCCGGCGGTCGAGAAGTGGGCGGAGGCCATCGCGGCCGAGCACGGCTTCGTGAACGTCGCCCACACGGTGGAGATCTTCGGCACCTGCGCGGACTGCGCGGCGGCCCCCCAGCCGTAG
- a CDS encoding metal ABC transporter substrate-binding protein — MNVRRRLIPTAALAGAVALAATALTACSGTAGAAGGKDGTLDVMASFYPMQFLVEQIGKDHVKVDTLTKPGVEPHDLEITPKQTAQLGEADVVLYLKTLQPAVDKAVAQSGVKNVVDAATLTKLEVHGTSGHDDHAAEGEGHDHSHGESGEDPHLWLDPVKYAEIAKGVGAALEKADPGHAADYKKNTDDLVAKLGALDTEFKDGLKNTASKTFITTHSAFGYLAERYGLDQEGISGVDPESEPSPARMKELQAVAKKDNVTTVFFETLASDKTAKTLATDTGLKTDVLDPLEGITDKSQGADYFEVMRANLKNLQKALGNK; from the coding sequence ATGAACGTACGACGACGCCTCATACCCACCGCCGCCCTCGCCGGAGCCGTTGCCCTCGCCGCCACGGCCCTCACCGCCTGCTCGGGCACCGCCGGAGCCGCCGGCGGCAAGGACGGCACACTCGACGTGATGGCGTCGTTCTATCCGATGCAGTTCCTCGTCGAGCAGATCGGCAAGGACCACGTGAAGGTCGACACCCTCACCAAGCCGGGCGTCGAGCCGCACGACCTGGAGATCACCCCGAAGCAGACCGCGCAGCTCGGCGAGGCCGATGTCGTCCTCTACCTCAAGACGCTGCAGCCCGCCGTCGACAAGGCCGTCGCCCAGTCCGGCGTGAAGAACGTCGTCGACGCCGCCACCCTCACCAAGCTGGAGGTGCACGGCACCTCGGGCCACGACGACCACGCCGCCGAAGGCGAAGGCCACGACCACAGCCACGGCGAATCCGGCGAGGACCCGCACCTCTGGCTCGACCCGGTCAAGTACGCCGAGATCGCCAAGGGCGTCGGCGCCGCCCTGGAGAAGGCCGACCCCGGCCACGCGGCGGACTACAAGAAGAACACCGACGACCTGGTCGCCAAACTGGGCGCGCTCGACACCGAGTTCAAGGACGGCCTGAAGAACACGGCCTCCAAGACCTTCATCACCACCCACTCCGCCTTCGGCTACCTCGCCGAGCGCTACGGCCTCGACCAGGAGGGCATCTCCGGCGTCGACCCCGAGTCCGAGCCGAGCCCGGCCCGGATGAAGGAGCTGCAGGCCGTCGCGAAGAAGGACAATGTCACCACCGTGTTCTTCGAGACGCTGGCCAGCGACAAGACGGCCAAGACCCTCGCGACCGACACCGGCCTGAAGACCGACGTCCTGGACCCCCTCGAGGGAATTACGGACAAGTCCCAGGGTGCTGACTACTTCGAGGTCATGCGGGCCAACCTGAAGAACCTCCAGAAGGCGCTCGGCAACAAGTAA
- a CDS encoding TerB family tellurite resistance protein, whose protein sequence is MLPVRGGDGRKLTVWGIRTTWSTVGDGEFFCPDCGGDRNYRRRTGRRRFTVLGVPVLPRGQVGPVVECQGCRERFATEVLDHLTTTRFSALLRDAVHTVTLAVLAAGGTASRSALEAAVGAVRAAGFQDCTEEQLESLVEGLATDEGRLGLYDGPDCCGAALSIELHEVLEPLAPHLAAPGRESILLQGARVALADGPYIPAEREVLATVGAALRIDADEVARLLSAVRAP, encoded by the coding sequence GTGCTGCCAGTTCGGGGTGGGGACGGCCGGAAGCTGACGGTCTGGGGCATCCGCACCACCTGGAGCACCGTGGGGGACGGGGAGTTCTTCTGCCCCGACTGCGGTGGGGACCGCAACTACCGCAGGCGCACCGGCCGACGCCGGTTCACGGTCCTCGGGGTCCCGGTGCTGCCGCGCGGGCAGGTGGGCCCCGTCGTCGAGTGCCAGGGCTGCCGCGAGCGCTTCGCCACCGAGGTCCTGGACCACCTCACCACCACCCGCTTCTCCGCGCTGCTGCGCGACGCCGTGCACACGGTGACGCTGGCCGTGCTGGCCGCCGGCGGGACGGCCTCGCGCAGCGCCCTGGAGGCCGCCGTGGGCGCCGTACGGGCGGCGGGGTTCCAGGACTGCACGGAGGAGCAGCTGGAGTCGCTCGTGGAGGGGCTGGCCACCGACGAGGGGCGGCTCGGGCTCTACGACGGCCCCGACTGCTGCGGCGCCGCCCTCTCGATAGAGCTGCACGAGGTGCTGGAACCGCTGGCTCCGCACCTGGCCGCCCCCGGGCGCGAATCGATCCTGCTGCAGGGCGCGCGCGTCGCGCTGGCGGACGGCCCGTACATCCCGGCGGAGCGCGAGGTCCTCGCGACGGTGGGCGCGGCGCTGCGCATCGACGCGGACGAGGTGGCGCGGCTGCTGTCGGCGGTCCGGGCGCCGTAG
- a CDS encoding nucleobase:cation symporter-2 family protein: MARVAAPLSANGEQSTHPVDEVLPLPKLALYGFQHVLAFYAGAVIVPIIVGGALGLSTEQLVYLINADLFTCGIASIIQAWGIGRIGARLPLIQGVTFTAVSPMIAIGLGAGGGTAGLLVIYGAVITAGIATFAFAWLPPKAFRTIMRLFPPVVTGTVITVLGIVLIPVGLNDAAGGLGSPDFGDPKHFAYAGGTMLFILVLMKLGRPFLNSISILLGLVGGTAVAFLLGDAKFGNVSNSDWIGITTPFYYGAPKFEWFPIVLMLIVMLITMVETTGDTYAVGDIVGKEIDSETVARALRADGAATALGGVLNSFPYVAFAENVGLVRMTKVKSRFVVVAAGVFMIVLGLIPKAAAIVAAVPHGVLGGAATVMFAMVALAGIQTLAKVDLKEEKNALVVGVSLAFALLPATVPVLFKDHMDADLSSLLNSGVTLGATAAIVLNLIFNGLGKDDAHSAPQIDAPQTDAPQIDAPKADAPASDDGAPAAVPAQSTEGEHAPTPTA, encoded by the coding sequence ATGGCACGTGTCGCCGCACCGCTTTCCGCCAACGGAGAGCAGAGCACGCACCCGGTCGACGAGGTGCTCCCCCTCCCCAAGCTCGCGCTGTACGGCTTCCAGCACGTACTCGCGTTCTACGCCGGTGCGGTGATCGTTCCGATCATCGTCGGCGGTGCCCTCGGGCTCTCCACCGAGCAGCTGGTCTACCTGATCAACGCCGACCTCTTCACCTGCGGTATCGCCTCGATCATCCAGGCGTGGGGCATCGGCAGGATCGGCGCGAGGCTGCCCCTGATCCAGGGCGTCACCTTCACCGCGGTGTCCCCGATGATCGCCATCGGTCTCGGGGCGGGCGGCGGGACGGCCGGTCTGCTCGTCATCTACGGCGCGGTCATCACGGCCGGCATCGCCACCTTCGCCTTCGCCTGGCTGCCCCCCAAGGCCTTCCGCACCATCATGCGGCTCTTCCCGCCGGTCGTCACCGGCACGGTGATCACGGTCCTCGGCATCGTGCTGATCCCGGTCGGCCTGAACGACGCCGCGGGCGGCCTCGGCAGCCCCGACTTCGGCGACCCGAAGCACTTCGCCTACGCCGGCGGCACGATGCTCTTCATCCTCGTCCTGATGAAGCTCGGCAGGCCCTTCCTCAACAGCATCTCCATCCTGCTCGGCCTGGTCGGCGGCACCGCCGTCGCCTTCCTGCTCGGCGACGCCAAGTTCGGCAACGTGAGCAACTCGGACTGGATCGGCATCACCACCCCGTTCTACTACGGAGCCCCGAAGTTCGAGTGGTTCCCGATCGTCCTGATGCTCATCGTCATGCTGATCACCATGGTCGAGACCACCGGTGACACCTACGCCGTCGGCGACATCGTCGGCAAGGAGATCGACAGCGAGACCGTGGCCCGCGCCCTGCGCGCCGACGGCGCCGCGACCGCCCTGGGCGGCGTCCTCAACTCCTTCCCGTACGTGGCCTTCGCCGAGAACGTCGGCCTGGTCCGCATGACCAAGGTCAAGAGCCGCTTCGTCGTGGTCGCCGCCGGTGTCTTCATGATCGTGCTGGGTCTGATCCCGAAGGCCGCCGCGATCGTCGCCGCGGTTCCGCACGGTGTGCTCGGCGGCGCGGCGACGGTGATGTTCGCGATGGTGGCCCTGGCGGGCATCCAGACCCTCGCCAAGGTCGACCTCAAGGAGGAGAAGAACGCGCTGGTCGTGGGTGTCTCTCTGGCCTTCGCGCTGCTCCCCGCCACCGTCCCGGTGCTCTTCAAGGACCACATGGACGCGGACCTCTCCTCGCTCCTCAACTCCGGTGTGACGCTCGGTGCCACGGCCGCGATCGTCCTGAACCTGATCTTCAACGGTCTCGGCAAGGACGACGCGCACAGCGCCCCGCAGATCGACGCCCCGCAGACCGACGCCCCGCAGATCGACGCCCCGAAGGCCGACGCCCCGGCGTCGGACGACGGTGCCCCGGCAGCCGTACCGGCCCAGTCGACCGAGGGCGAGCACGCCCCGACGCCGACCGCCTGA
- a CDS encoding M4 family metallopeptidase yields MDAYSAPRRPVFCTVVPPHLLDKIARSEDAARAAAARHTLELDAAHRVRRLMSVLPTPGDATPDTPERTIHDAQHQTRLPGKKVRGEGGDASKDASVNRAYAGLGATFELYLKAFGRHSIDDAGLPLNASVHYDRLYNNAFWDGSRMVFGDGDGDLFLDFTVSVDVIGHELTHGVTQYTADLEYYGQSGALNESMSDVFGSLIKQYSLDQTAGDADWLIGAGLLGPSVDSGSALRSMKAPGTAYEDDELGKDPQPATMDGYVRTSRDNGGVHINSGIPNHAFYIVASELGGKAWERAGQIWYDTLTGGELGPKADFARFAALTVASAVTRYGEGGPEHQALQKAWSAVGLG; encoded by the coding sequence ATGGATGCCTACTCCGCCCCACGCCGCCCCGTCTTCTGCACCGTGGTGCCGCCGCACCTCCTGGACAAGATCGCCCGGTCCGAGGACGCCGCCCGCGCCGCCGCCGCCCGGCACACCCTCGAGCTCGACGCCGCCCACCGGGTGCGGCGCCTGATGTCGGTCCTCCCCACACCGGGGGACGCGACCCCCGACACCCCCGAGCGGACCATCCACGACGCGCAGCACCAGACCCGGCTGCCCGGCAAGAAGGTCCGCGGCGAGGGCGGGGACGCGAGCAAGGACGCCAGCGTCAACCGCGCCTACGCCGGGCTCGGGGCCACCTTCGAGCTGTACCTGAAGGCCTTCGGCCGCCACTCGATCGATGACGCCGGCCTGCCGCTGAACGCCAGCGTCCACTACGACCGGCTGTACAACAACGCCTTCTGGGACGGCAGCCGGATGGTCTTCGGCGACGGGGACGGGGACCTCTTCCTCGACTTCACCGTCTCCGTGGACGTCATCGGGCACGAGCTGACGCACGGGGTCACGCAGTACACCGCCGACCTCGAGTACTACGGCCAGTCCGGCGCGCTCAACGAGTCCATGTCGGACGTCTTCGGCTCCCTCATCAAGCAGTACTCGCTGGACCAGACGGCCGGGGATGCCGACTGGCTGATCGGCGCCGGCCTGCTCGGGCCGTCCGTCGACAGCGGCTCCGCCCTGCGCTCGATGAAGGCGCCCGGAACGGCGTACGAGGACGACGAGCTCGGCAAGGACCCGCAGCCCGCGACGATGGACGGCTACGTCCGCACCTCCCGCGACAACGGCGGGGTGCACATCAACTCCGGCATCCCCAACCACGCCTTCTACATCGTGGCGTCCGAGCTCGGGGGCAAGGCCTGGGAGCGGGCCGGGCAGATCTGGTACGACACCCTGACCGGCGGGGAGCTCGGCCCGAAGGCGGACTTCGCGCGGTTCGCCGCCCTGACGGTCGCCTCGGCCGTGACCCGGTACGGAGAGGGCGGCCCGGAACACCAGGCGCTGCAGAAGGCGTGGTCGGCGGTCGGACTGGGGTAG
- a CDS encoding metal ABC transporter permease: MDLLDYAFMQRALIAAALVGITAPAIGTYLVQRRQAVMGDGIGHVAMTGVALGFLLNTSPVWMATLVAVIGAVGMELIRSRGKTSGDIALAMLFYGGLAGGVMIINLAPGGSTANLTSYLFGSITTVSAEDITAVVILALFVIAVTLGLRRQLFAVCQDEEFARVTGLPVRFLNLLMAVTAAVTVTVAMRIVGLLLVSAMMVIPVAAAQRVTRGFTATLTVAMVIGVLVSLSGTAATYYIDAPSGGTIVLLAIAVFMVMTAVSTPLARRRARAARASEEVCTREGVEV; encoded by the coding sequence ATGGACCTCCTCGACTACGCCTTCATGCAGCGGGCCCTCATCGCCGCCGCCCTCGTCGGCATCACGGCCCCCGCGATCGGCACGTACCTCGTGCAGCGCCGCCAGGCCGTCATGGGCGACGGCATCGGCCACGTGGCCATGACCGGTGTCGCGCTCGGTTTCCTGCTCAACACCAGCCCGGTGTGGATGGCCACCCTGGTCGCGGTCATCGGCGCGGTCGGCATGGAGCTGATCCGCTCCCGCGGCAAGACCAGCGGGGACATCGCGCTGGCCATGCTCTTCTACGGCGGCCTGGCCGGCGGCGTCATGATCATCAACCTGGCTCCGGGCGGCTCCACGGCCAACCTCACCAGCTACCTCTTCGGCTCCATCACCACCGTCTCGGCCGAGGACATCACCGCGGTCGTGATCCTCGCCCTGTTCGTCATCGCCGTCACCCTGGGACTGCGCCGCCAGCTGTTCGCGGTCTGCCAGGACGAGGAGTTCGCGCGGGTCACCGGCCTGCCGGTGCGCTTCCTGAACCTGCTGATGGCCGTCACCGCCGCCGTCACCGTGACCGTCGCGATGCGCATCGTCGGCCTGCTGCTGGTCAGCGCCATGATGGTGATCCCCGTGGCCGCCGCGCAGCGCGTCACCCGTGGGTTCACGGCCACGCTGACGGTGGCCATGGTGATCGGCGTACTGGTCTCGCTCTCGGGCACGGCGGCCACGTACTACATCGACGCCCCGTCCGGCGGCACGATCGTGCTGCTCGCCATCGCCGTGTTCATGGTGATGACGGCCGTTTCGACCCCCCTGGCCCGGCGGCGGGCGAGGGCCGCCCGCGCCTCCGAGGAAGTCTGCACGCGGGAAGGCGTGGAAGTGTGA
- a CDS encoding protealysin inhibitor emfourin — protein MRIQVVRTGGFAGIERRAEVDTSGLPDEAEWQDLARLALRPGPPGDPADRIRDGFSYRITVDGRTVDCRDPNLSEPQRELISRVLKEGA, from the coding sequence ATGCGGATTCAGGTGGTGCGGACGGGCGGCTTCGCGGGGATCGAGCGGCGGGCCGAGGTGGACACCTCGGGCCTGCCCGACGAGGCCGAGTGGCAGGACCTGGCCCGGCTCGCGCTGCGGCCCGGTCCGCCGGGAGATCCTGCGGACCGGATCCGGGACGGGTTCTCGTACCGGATCACGGTGGACGGCCGGACGGTGGACTGCCGGGACCCGAACCTTTCGGAGCCGCAGCGGGAGCTGATCTCACGCGTCCTGAAAGAAGGTGCCTGA
- a CDS encoding metal ABC transporter ATP-binding protein, translating into MESKPTQAPDQPVISLRGATASLGSRPVLRGVDLTVRRGEVVALLGANGSGKSTAVRAVVGQVPLSEGALSLFGTDFKRFRDWSRIGYVPQRTTAASGVPATVREVVSAGRLARSRFGFLRKADKAAVERALDLVDMASHADASVNALSGGQHQRVLIARALAGEPELLIMDEPMAGVDLANQEVLANALRTQVAAGTTVLLVLHELGPLEPLIDRAVVLRDGCVTHDGPPPEALGQHALPGHDHVHPHSAHDAEPLRTGLLS; encoded by the coding sequence ATGGAGTCCAAGCCCACGCAGGCGCCGGACCAGCCCGTCATATCCCTGCGCGGGGCCACGGCCTCGCTCGGTTCGCGCCCCGTGCTGCGCGGCGTCGACCTCACCGTCCGCCGCGGCGAGGTCGTCGCCCTCCTCGGCGCCAACGGCTCCGGCAAGTCCACGGCCGTGCGTGCCGTGGTCGGCCAGGTCCCGCTGAGCGAGGGCGCCCTGTCCCTCTTCGGCACCGACTTCAAGCGCTTCCGCGACTGGTCGCGCATCGGGTACGTCCCGCAGCGCACCACCGCCGCCAGCGGGGTCCCCGCCACCGTCCGCGAGGTCGTCTCCGCCGGGCGCCTCGCGCGCTCCCGCTTCGGGTTCCTGCGCAAGGCCGACAAGGCCGCCGTCGAGCGCGCGCTGGACCTGGTCGACATGGCCTCCCACGCCGACGCCTCCGTCAACGCGCTCTCCGGCGGGCAGCACCAGCGGGTCCTCATCGCCCGCGCGCTCGCCGGCGAGCCGGAGCTGCTGATCATGGACGAGCCGATGGCGGGCGTGGACCTGGCCAACCAGGAGGTCCTCGCGAACGCCCTGCGCACCCAGGTCGCCGCCGGCACCACCGTGCTCCTCGTCCTGCACGAGCTGGGCCCGCTGGAGCCGCTCATCGACCGCGCCGTCGTCCTGCGCGACGGCTGCGTCACGCACGACGGCCCGCCCCCGGAGGCCCTGGGCCAGCACGCGCTGCCGGGCCACGACCACGTACACCCCCACTCCGCGCACGACGCCGAGCCCCTCCGGACGGGACTGCTGAGCTGA
- a CDS encoding isoprenyl transferase: MARRGILGRSRREYKVPEPHPSGERPPKIPGELVPNHVAVVMDGNGRWAKERGLPRTEGHKVGEGVVLDVLKGCLEMGVKNLSLYAFSTENWKRSPDEVRFLMNFNRDVIRRRRDEMNELGIRIRWVGRMPKMWKSVVQELQVAQEQTVDNDAMTLYFCVNYGGRAEIADAAQAIARDVAAGRLDPSKVNEKTFAKYMYYPDMPDVDLFLRPSGEQRTSNYLLWQSAYAEMVFQDVLWPDFDRRNLWAACYEYAQRDRRFGGAVPNQGEGSA; encoded by the coding sequence ATGGCACGACGCGGGATTCTGGGACGCTCTCGCCGCGAGTACAAGGTTCCCGAGCCGCACCCGTCCGGTGAGCGCCCGCCGAAGATCCCCGGCGAGCTCGTGCCGAACCACGTCGCGGTCGTCATGGACGGCAACGGCCGCTGGGCCAAGGAGCGCGGGCTGCCGCGCACCGAGGGCCACAAGGTGGGCGAGGGCGTCGTGCTCGACGTGCTCAAGGGCTGCCTGGAGATGGGCGTCAAGAACCTCTCCCTCTACGCCTTCTCGACGGAGAACTGGAAGCGCTCGCCCGACGAGGTGCGCTTCCTCATGAACTTCAACCGCGATGTCATCCGGCGCCGGCGCGACGAGATGAACGAGCTGGGCATCCGCATCCGCTGGGTCGGCCGCATGCCGAAGATGTGGAAGTCGGTCGTCCAGGAGCTCCAGGTCGCGCAGGAGCAGACCGTCGACAACGACGCGATGACCCTCTACTTCTGCGTCAACTACGGCGGCCGCGCCGAGATCGCGGACGCCGCGCAGGCGATCGCGCGCGATGTGGCGGCCGGCCGGCTCGACCCGTCGAAGGTCAACGAGAAGACCTTCGCGAAGTACATGTACTACCCGGACATGCCGGACGTGGACCTCTTCCTGCGGCCGAGCGGCGAGCAGCGCACCTCGAACTACCTGCTGTGGCAGAGCGCGTACGCCGAGATGGTCTTCCAGGACGTCCTGTGGCCGGACTTCGACCGCCGCAACCTCTGGGCGGCCTGCTACGAGTACGCCCAGCGCGACCGCCGCTTCGGCGGCGCCGTCCCCAACCAGGGTGAGGGCTCCGCCTGA
- the leuA gene encoding 2-isopropylmalate synthase: MSQHTFVGRPTPITNATHSQQPSGMPIHKYGSYEQVDIPDRTWPEARVTKAPRWLSTDLRDGNQSLIDPMTPARKREMFDLLVRMGYKEIEVGFPSSGETDFAFVRSIIEEGAIPDDVTISVLTQAREDLIERTVESLVGAKRATVHLYNATAPTFRRVVFRGSKEQIKQIAVDGTRLVMEYADKLLGPETTFGYQYSPEIFTDTELDFALEVCEAVCDVWQPSAGREIILNLPATVERSTPSTHADRFEWMARNLTRRQHICISVHPHNDRGTAVAAAELALMAGADRIEGCLFGQGERTGNVDLITLGMNLFSQGIDPQIDFSQIDEIRRTSEYCNQMEVHPRHPYAGDLVYTAFSGSHQDAIKKGFDAMEADAAAKGVTVDDIEWAVPYLPIDPKDVGRSYEAVIRVNSQSGKGGIAYVLKNDHKLDLPRRMQIEFSRIIQAKTDSEGGEVTPKAIWDVFQDEYLPNPENPWGRVQLRSGQTTTDKDGTDTLTVEAVVDGVDTVLDGTGNGPISAFFDALAGIGIDARLLDYTEHTMSEGASAVAASYIECAIDGRVLWGIGIDANTTRASLKAVISAVNRAGR, from the coding sequence ATGAGCCAGCACACTTTTGTCGGTCGCCCCACGCCCATCACGAACGCGACCCACAGCCAGCAGCCCTCCGGGATGCCGATCCACAAGTACGGCTCGTACGAGCAGGTGGACATCCCCGACCGCACCTGGCCCGAGGCCCGCGTCACCAAGGCGCCCCGCTGGCTGTCCACGGACCTGCGCGACGGCAACCAGTCGCTGATCGACCCGATGACCCCCGCCCGCAAGCGCGAGATGTTCGACCTGCTGGTGCGCATGGGCTACAAGGAGATCGAGGTCGGCTTCCCGTCCTCCGGTGAGACCGACTTCGCCTTCGTGCGCTCGATCATCGAAGAGGGCGCGATCCCGGACGACGTGACCATCTCCGTACTGACCCAGGCCCGCGAGGACCTGATCGAGCGGACCGTGGAGTCGCTGGTCGGCGCCAAGCGCGCCACCGTGCACCTGTACAACGCGACCGCGCCGACCTTCCGCCGGGTCGTCTTCCGCGGCTCCAAGGAGCAGATCAAGCAGATCGCCGTCGACGGCACCCGCCTGGTCATGGAGTACGCCGACAAGCTGCTGGGCCCGGAGACCACCTTCGGCTACCAGTACAGCCCGGAGATCTTCACCGACACCGAGCTGGACTTCGCCCTGGAGGTCTGCGAGGCCGTCTGCGACGTGTGGCAGCCGTCCGCGGGCCGCGAGATCATCCTGAACCTGCCCGCCACGGTGGAGCGCTCGACGCCCTCCACGCACGCGGACCGCTTCGAGTGGATGGCCCGCAACCTGACCCGCCGCCAGCACATCTGCATCTCCGTGCACCCGCACAACGACCGCGGCACCGCCGTCGCCGCCGCCGAGCTGGCCCTGATGGCCGGCGCCGACCGCATCGAGGGCTGCCTGTTCGGCCAGGGCGAGCGCACCGGCAACGTGGACCTGATCACGCTGGGCATGAACCTGTTCTCGCAGGGCATCGACCCGCAGATCGACTTCTCCCAGATCGACGAGATCCGCCGCACCAGCGAGTACTGCAACCAGATGGAGGTCCACCCGCGCCACCCCTACGCGGGCGACCTGGTCTACACCGCCTTCTCCGGCTCCCACCAGGACGCCATCAAGAAGGGCTTCGACGCCATGGAGGCCGATGCGGCCGCCAAGGGCGTCACCGTCGACGACATCGAGTGGGCGGTCCCGTACCTGCCCATCGACCCCAAGGACGTCGGCCGCTCCTACGAGGCGGTCATCCGGGTCAACTCGCAGTCCGGCAAGGGCGGCATCGCGTACGTCCTGAAGAACGACCACAAGCTGGACCTGCCGCGCCGCATGCAGATCGAGTTCTCGCGGATCATCCAGGCCAAGACCGACTCCGAGGGCGGCGAGGTCACCCCGAAGGCGATCTGGGACGTCTTCCAGGACGAGTACCTGCCCAACCCCGAAAACCCGTGGGGGCGAGTCCAGCTGCGTTCCGGCCAGACCACCACCGACAAGGACGGCACGGACACGCTGACCGTCGAAGCGGTCGTGGACGGCGTGGACACCGTGCTGGACGGCACCGGCAACGGCCCGATCTCGGCCTTCTTCGACGCGCTGGCCGGCATCGGCATCGACGCCCGCCTGCTGGACTACACCGAGCACACGATGAGCGAGGGCGCCTCCGCCGTCGCCGCCTCGTACATCGAGTGCGCGATCGACGGCCGCGTCCTGTGGGGCATCGGCATCGACGCGAACACCACCCGCGCCTCCCTGAAGGCGGTCATCTCCGCCGTCAACCGCGCGGGCCGCTGA